A single genomic interval of Hippea jasoniae harbors:
- the hypD gene encoding hydrogenase formation protein HypD, with the protein MNLELFSDPQIVKKLAKAIQTEAAKLKKEIKIMHICGTHENSIIRFGLRDLLPANIRVIAGPGCPVCVTSSRDIDAVINLALKENVCITTFGDMLKVPGSKLSLHGAKSHGADIKMVYSIYDAIELSKNSNKPVVFFACGFETTAAGTAAAILDLKLPSNFFIYSVHKYTPDGVYALLKSGKIDMDGLILPGHASAISGLRTYERFAFEFHIPSVAAGFEAADILLAILLIVKQINSNQAKVENTYNRVINYEGNTKAQQIMDRVFSLGEAIWRGLGTIEHTGYILKDEFAYVDATKHFNFEYPNHYIEHKKGCRCRDVILGKAQPTDCPLYAKHCTPYNPVGPCMVSDEGTCKNFYDGGIGE; encoded by the coding sequence ATGAACCTTGAGCTTTTCAGTGACCCTCAGATTGTAAAAAAACTTGCAAAAGCCATACAAACAGAGGCAGCAAAACTCAAAAAAGAGATAAAGATCATGCATATCTGTGGCACACACGAAAACTCCATCATCCGATTTGGCTTACGAGACCTTTTGCCAGCAAACATTCGCGTTATCGCAGGCCCTGGATGTCCAGTATGCGTGACAAGCTCAAGGGATATAGATGCAGTTATAAATTTAGCCTTAAAAGAAAATGTATGCATAACCACTTTTGGCGATATGCTTAAAGTGCCAGGCAGTAAACTCTCACTCCATGGTGCAAAATCACACGGCGCAGATATTAAAATGGTTTATAGTATTTACGATGCAATAGAGCTATCAAAGAATTCAAACAAACCGGTTGTATTCTTTGCCTGCGGTTTTGAAACAACAGCAGCAGGCACAGCAGCTGCTATCTTAGATCTAAAACTTCCATCAAACTTTTTCATCTACAGCGTTCACAAATACACACCAGATGGTGTCTATGCATTGCTAAAAAGCGGAAAAATCGACATGGATGGCTTAATTCTGCCAGGTCATGCATCGGCAATCTCTGGTTTAAGAACATACGAACGATTTGCTTTTGAATTCCATATTCCATCTGTCGCAGCCGGTTTTGAAGCAGCCGATATTCTGCTTGCCATTCTGCTGATTGTAAAGCAAATAAACTCAAACCAGGCAAAGGTTGAAAACACCTACAACCGGGTAATCAATTATGAAGGAAACACAAAAGCTCAACAGATTATGGATAGGGTGTTTAGCTTGGGTGAAGCCATCTGGAGAGGCCTTGGGACAATTGAGCATACCGGTTATATTTTAAAGGATGAATTTGCGTATGTCGATGCAACAAAGCATTTTAATTTTGAATATCCCAACCACTACATCGAACATAAAAAAGGATGCAGATGCAGGGATGTAATTTTAGGCAAAGCCCAGCCTACAGACTGCCCACTTTATGCAAAACACTGCACACCTTACAACCCTGTAGGACCCTGCATGGTTTCAGATGAAGGCACATGCAAAAACTTCTACGATGGAGGTATCGGTGAGTGA
- a CDS encoding efflux RND transporter permease subunit, giving the protein MISKFFINRPRFAIVIALIIILAGVLAIKNLPVKEYPTLSPPRVTIAAYYPGADPQTILNSVATIIEDAINGTPNLLYIESTASEGSLNISVYFKVGTDPELAKIDVNNRLQTVISKLPEPVRRLGIVVRKRNPDILKVYAFYSNTMDTTTLSNYISINVLDTLKRVDGVGDAIIWGARNYAIRVWLNPQKLYYFHLTPEDVIAAIKRQNNNFTAGSIAAPPDIERYSAYTYIVKGEGRLKSAKAFQNIIIRSLPDGATLKLKDVAKVELASESYAVKTFFNTKPAVTVGIFSAPLSNALAVSQAVDKKLKELSKNFPSGIRYSTPYDPTKFIKASIDEVIDTLIIALILVVVVVYIFLGNIRATLIPVLAIPVSIIGTFAGLYIFGFSINLLTLFGLILAIGLVVDDAIVVIENVERIMSEENLPPKEATIKAMDEITSPIIAIVLVLSAVFVPAAFLGGFTGKMFEQFAITLSISMFLSGVVALTLTPALCAVFLKKDMKVVKPIELFQRFFDWLTAKFVSTITKVIKYAFFALIIYGIVIIAIVHLYKKLPKALVPPEDKGIVFVMTYLMPGEAVSQTIKAVHQIEKSLLRNPLIKSELSVAGIDLASFSVQSNSAITFVNLKDWSKRKGFKKSSMFIAKSIMFEEFRNKKAAVYAFNPPPIMGMSITGGFSFYIQNRKGDPINLFLKNINNFIAQANRDKKLMSVRTTLIGNIPQFDIKVNRQKAKMLGVNINDIYSTITAYFSRYYVNDFNLYGKVFHVDVEAAGNFRKSIYDYRYIFVKSRNGAMVPIDTLITVKRTTAPSLLERFNLFDAAKIIGMPAAGFTTGDAMKEIIKLAKQYLPEGYTIAWSGASLQQLKAQKKGLKAYIFSIIFVFLILTALYESFSAPVSILLSIPFAILGAVGGLYLLHLENDIYMQVGIITLIGLSAKNAILLVEFGFYKLKEGLTLLDATKEAAKIRFRPIVMTSVAFIAGSLSLILSSGAGAMSRHIIGIVVVSGMVAATLIGVLFIPLFFYLIQKLKGSVG; this is encoded by the coding sequence ATGATTTCAAAATTCTTTATCAACAGACCTCGCTTTGCCATTGTTATAGCCCTTATAATTATACTCGCCGGTGTTTTGGCAATAAAAAATCTGCCCGTTAAAGAATATCCAACACTATCGCCACCCCGTGTTACGATAGCTGCATACTATCCAGGCGCAGACCCCCAAACCATCCTAAACAGTGTGGCAACGATTATCGAAGATGCCATAAACGGCACACCAAATCTCTTATACATAGAATCAACCGCTTCTGAGGGTTCTTTAAACATAAGCGTTTATTTTAAAGTTGGAACAGACCCGGAGCTTGCAAAGATAGATGTTAACAACAGACTGCAAACAGTAATTTCCAAACTCCCAGAGCCAGTAAGAAGACTGGGCATCGTCGTAAGAAAGCGCAATCCTGATATACTAAAGGTTTATGCTTTCTACAGCAATACGATGGATACCACAACATTGAGCAACTACATATCGATAAATGTTCTTGATACGCTTAAACGGGTAGATGGCGTAGGCGATGCGATTATCTGGGGTGCAAGAAACTATGCAATAAGGGTATGGCTAAATCCTCAAAAGCTTTATTACTTCCACCTCACTCCTGAGGATGTTATCGCTGCAATAAAAAGGCAAAACAACAACTTTACAGCTGGTAGCATCGCAGCTCCACCAGATATTGAAAGATACTCAGCCTACACATACATCGTCAAAGGCGAAGGCAGGCTTAAAAGCGCAAAAGCCTTTCAAAATATAATTATTAGAAGTCTGCCCGATGGTGCTACGCTAAAGCTAAAAGATGTGGCAAAGGTAGAACTTGCAAGCGAAAGCTATGCGGTTAAAACATTTTTCAACACAAAACCCGCCGTGACAGTAGGAATATTCTCCGCCCCTCTTTCAAATGCATTGGCTGTCTCTCAAGCTGTAGATAAAAAACTCAAAGAACTTTCAAAAAATTTTCCCTCCGGTATCCGATACTCAACACCGTATGACCCAACAAAGTTTATTAAAGCCTCTATAGATGAGGTGATAGATACCCTGATTATCGCCCTGATTTTAGTAGTTGTGGTTGTTTATATCTTTTTAGGAAACATAAGGGCAACATTGATTCCTGTTTTGGCGATTCCCGTATCGATTATAGGAACATTTGCAGGTTTATACATCTTTGGCTTTTCTATCAATCTTTTGACGCTGTTTGGATTGATTTTAGCAATCGGTCTTGTTGTTGATGATGCCATCGTGGTTATTGAAAATGTTGAAAGGATCATGAGTGAGGAAAATCTGCCACCCAAAGAGGCAACAATTAAAGCGATGGATGAGATAACATCACCGATTATTGCCATTGTGCTTGTTTTATCAGCCGTTTTTGTGCCAGCAGCGTTTCTTGGCGGCTTCACAGGCAAAATGTTTGAGCAATTTGCAATCACGCTTTCTATCTCGATGTTTCTATCAGGCGTTGTTGCATTAACCTTAACACCCGCTCTATGCGCTGTTTTCTTAAAGAAGGATATGAAAGTGGTAAAACCGATTGAGCTGTTTCAAAGGTTTTTTGACTGGTTAACAGCTAAATTTGTCTCAACCATCACAAAGGTAATCAAATATGCTTTTTTTGCACTGATTATCTACGGAATTGTCATAATTGCGATTGTTCATCTTTATAAAAAACTACCTAAAGCCCTTGTGCCACCTGAGGATAAGGGAATCGTGTTTGTTATGACATATTTGATGCCAGGTGAGGCTGTCAGTCAAACAATAAAGGCTGTTCATCAGATCGAAAAGTCACTACTAAGAAACCCCTTAATAAAAAGCGAACTTTCTGTAGCTGGCATCGACCTTGCCTCCTTTTCGGTTCAGTCAAACTCCGCCATTACATTTGTAAACCTAAAGGATTGGTCAAAAAGAAAAGGTTTCAAAAAAAGCTCGATGTTTATCGCCAAAAGCATCATGTTTGAGGAATTTAGAAACAAAAAAGCGGCCGTTTATGCGTTTAACCCTCCACCAATTATGGGCATGAGTATCACCGGTGGTTTTAGCTTCTACATCCAGAACAGAAAAGGTGACCCGATCAATCTATTTCTCAAAAATATAAACAACTTTATAGCTCAGGCAAACAGGGATAAAAAGCTTATGAGCGTAAGAACAACGCTGATTGGCAACATCCCGCAGTTTGATATAAAGGTCAACAGACAGAAAGCCAAAATGCTTGGCGTAAATATAAACGATATCTATTCAACCATCACAGCTTACTTTTCTCGCTACTATGTTAACGACTTCAATCTATACGGCAAGGTGTTTCATGTCGATGTAGAGGCAGCAGGCAACTTTAGAAAATCGATTTATGATTACAGATACATATTCGTAAAATCAAGAAACGGTGCAATGGTGCCGATCGATACGCTCATAACCGTCAAACGCACAACAGCTCCATCGCTGCTTGAGCGTTTCAATCTGTTTGATGCTGCAAAAATCATCGGTATGCCAGCAGCAGGTTTTACCACAGGCGATGCAATGAAAGAAATAATAAAACTTGCAAAACAATATCTGCCTGAGGGATATACGATTGCATGGTCTGGTGCAAGCCTGCAGCAGCTAAAAGCACAAAAAAAGGGTCTAAAGGCCTATATATTCTCCATCATTTTTGTTTTTCTGATTCTAACAGCTCTTTATGAGAGCTTTTCTGCCCCTGTTTCGATTCTCTTAAGTATTCCTTTTGCAATCTTAGGCGCAGTTGGTGGTTTGTATCTGTTGCATCTTGAAAACGACATCTACATGCAAGTTGGCATTATAACTTTAATTGGTCTGTCTGCCAAAAACGCTATTCTGCTTGTGGAGTTTGGTTTCTACAAACTAAAAGAGGGATTAACACTCCTTGATGCTACAAAAGAAGCTGCCAAAATCCGATTCAGACCTATTGTTATGACTTCTGTTGCATTTATTGCAGGCTCTTTATCTTTGATTTTAAGCAGTGGTGCAGGTGCTATGTCTCGCCACATAATAGGCATTGTTGTGGTAAGCGGCATGGTTGCTGCAACCTTAATTGGTGTATTGTTTATACCGCTATTTTTCTATCTCATTCAAAAATTAAAAGGGTCTGTTGGATGA
- the hypF gene encoding carbamoyltransferase HypF, whose product MNGYFITISGIVQSVGFRPTIHRLFKNYTGWVRNDAGGVEIYLETPLSKDEVESLITNNAPPNSKIEKISTKQATIKKPVFDHFFIRHSKTQNNSTPAIPPDLGICDECLKELFDKNNRRYLHPFINCTNCGPRFSIIQSSPYDRDKTTMKQFKMCDRCKEEFTDPKNRRFHAQPICCKDCGPSYFLVKNKKPIAKDLDAIKIFAQTIKSGGVGLLKGIGGYHLICNPFNKEATKRIINIKRRENKPFAVIAENIETVKELCFVNKKEEQLLKDPSKPILLLKAKNHQTLSNIRFGSPFIGVMLAYAPIHHLLFHFSGLKLLVATSANITEKPLLYKDNEAIRFEGVDEVLTNNRRIVRPLEDSIAAVVNSNRITYRFARGFAPGVFLRKTRPALLCLGADMKNNIAITIKDKIIVSQYSGNLSEFDNYLRFEEKINDFLNFYHIKPSLIVCDKHPEYFSTSYAKEHFNNIYQTQHHKAHFGSVILEHHLKEAIGVVLDGTGFGDDGNIWGGEFFVLQQNTINRIGHFKYMPFDFGDMAIKQPFRLALLWLKNLNITNHRLFEQHRNIAGFLNISKNTLKTSSVGRLFDVVSALLDVANYNHYEGYAAIKLMEKAFYSNSKEILPYRIKNFDIDFSDTIKVIANRTDQQDCSKAFHNTLIEAITKNIQRISASVGIKTVALSGGVFQNTILLEGLIKRLSKNNFKVYFNSELPINDGGVCFGQVWMANNFAED is encoded by the coding sequence ATGAACGGATACTTTATTACAATTAGCGGTATTGTTCAATCTGTTGGTTTTAGACCAACAATCCACAGGCTGTTTAAAAACTACACTGGCTGGGTAAGAAATGATGCAGGTGGCGTTGAGATATATTTAGAGACCCCTCTAAGCAAAGATGAGGTAGAAAGTTTAATAACAAACAATGCACCGCCAAACTCAAAAATAGAAAAGATATCAACAAAACAAGCAACCATAAAAAAACCAGTATTTGATCATTTTTTTATCAGGCACAGTAAAACTCAAAACAATTCAACTCCAGCTATACCGCCTGACTTAGGTATCTGTGATGAGTGTTTAAAAGAGCTCTTTGATAAAAACAACAGGCGATACCTTCATCCATTTATCAACTGCACAAACTGCGGACCGCGTTTTTCGATTATTCAATCATCCCCCTATGACAGAGACAAAACAACGATGAAACAGTTCAAAATGTGTGATAGATGCAAAGAGGAGTTTACAGATCCTAAAAACAGGCGATTCCATGCTCAACCGATCTGCTGCAAAGACTGTGGTCCCTCATACTTTCTTGTTAAAAACAAAAAACCCATTGCAAAAGATTTAGATGCCATAAAGATTTTTGCCCAGACAATTAAAAGCGGCGGTGTAGGTTTGCTAAAAGGCATCGGCGGTTATCATTTAATTTGCAACCCATTTAACAAAGAGGCTACTAAAAGAATTATCAACATAAAAAGGCGAGAAAATAAGCCGTTTGCCGTAATTGCAGAGAATATAGAAACAGTTAAAGAACTCTGCTTTGTCAACAAAAAAGAAGAGCAGCTACTTAAAGACCCATCAAAGCCCATACTGCTTTTGAAAGCTAAAAATCATCAAACCTTAAGCAACATCCGTTTTGGCTCACCATTTATAGGGGTTATGTTAGCCTATGCCCCCATTCATCATCTACTATTTCACTTCAGCGGCTTAAAACTTCTTGTTGCAACAAGTGCAAACATTACAGAAAAACCGCTACTTTACAAAGATAACGAAGCAATTCGCTTTGAAGGCGTTGATGAAGTCTTAACAAACAACAGACGGATTGTTAGACCACTTGAAGACTCAATTGCTGCTGTAGTAAACTCAAATAGAATAACATACAGATTTGCAAGGGGGTTTGCACCTGGTGTTTTTTTAAGAAAAACAAGACCCGCGCTGCTCTGTCTTGGTGCCGATATGAAAAACAACATTGCAATAACAATTAAAGATAAAATCATCGTCTCACAATACAGTGGCAATCTTTCAGAGTTTGATAACTATTTAAGATTTGAGGAAAAAATCAACGATTTTTTGAATTTCTACCATATAAAACCATCTCTAATTGTATGCGATAAGCATCCGGAATATTTTTCAACCTCTTATGCAAAGGAGCATTTCAACAACATCTATCAAACCCAACACCACAAAGCACATTTTGGCAGTGTGATTTTGGAGCATCACCTTAAAGAGGCGATCGGAGTGGTGCTTGATGGCACAGGCTTTGGCGATGATGGCAATATCTGGGGTGGTGAGTTTTTTGTTTTGCAGCAAAACACTATAAATCGGATTGGACACTTTAAGTATATGCCTTTTGACTTTGGCGATATGGCGATAAAACAGCCCTTCAGACTTGCCCTTTTGTGGTTAAAAAACTTAAATATCACAAACCATAGATTATTTGAACAACACAGAAACATTGCAGGGTTTCTCAATATCTCTAAAAACACATTAAAAACAAGCAGCGTTGGTAGATTGTTTGATGTTGTGAGTGCTCTTTTAGATGTTGCAAACTACAACCACTATGAAGGATATGCTGCAATAAAGCTTATGGAAAAAGCGTTTTATTCAAACTCAAAAGAGATTCTGCCCTACAGAATAAAAAATTTTGATATAGACTTTTCAGATACGATAAAAGTCATAGCAAATAGAACCGACCAACAAGATTGCTCGAAAGCCTTTCACAACACACTTATAGAGGCCATCACAAAAAACATTCAAAGAATCTCTGCATCTGTTGGTATAAAAACTGTTGCTTTAAGCGGTGGCGTATTTCAAAATACGATTCTGCTTGAGGGTCTTATAAAAAGACTTTCAAAAAACAACTTTAAGGTGTATTTTAACTCTGAATTGCCTATAAACGACGGTGGGGTTTGTTTTGGTCAGGTGTGGATGGCAAATAATTTTGCGGAGGATTAA
- a CDS encoding class I SAM-dependent rRNA methyltransferase: protein METVEITSKGFEKLRRGEVWIYNKEIESIPSVKVGSIATLTFKSKPYALAFINPLSKITARVLTFNINETIDKKFFEKRIKNAIDRRKTIKNTDAFRLIHAEADNLPGLIVDKYADHLVVSFDSAGINNFREIIIQILKNMLKPSVVYERANPSATKEGLTNASRTIYGTLKENLTITEENKSFFITIKEGQKTGFYLDQRKNRSIIATLKPKKLLDLFAYSGGFGIRANADFTKFVEISDRNCQLIEKNCKLNKLKNYQIINDNVFDFLEKETARYDTIVIDPPPFAKNKKAVNNAIKATTFLIDRALKLLENNGFLAIFSCSKAVGYNELLLAALKASTKNSCRLETIAYLKQDIDHPSIINIPSSHYLSGFLFRKIQL from the coding sequence ATGGAAACAGTAGAGATCACCTCAAAGGGGTTTGAAAAACTAAGAAGGGGCGAGGTCTGGATCTACAACAAGGAGATCGAATCTATTCCATCTGTTAAAGTCGGTAGCATAGCAACCCTCACATTTAAATCTAAGCCTTATGCTTTAGCGTTTATCAATCCCTTAAGCAAAATCACAGCAAGGGTTTTAACTTTCAACATAAACGAAACAATAGACAAAAAGTTTTTTGAAAAACGGATCAAAAACGCCATAGACAGACGCAAAACCATCAAAAACACAGACGCCTTTAGACTAATCCATGCAGAGGCAGACAACCTGCCGGGTTTAATTGTTGATAAATACGCAGACCATTTAGTGGTGAGTTTTGATTCTGCTGGTATTAACAATTTTAGAGAGATAATAATTCAAATACTCAAAAATATGTTAAAACCATCTGTAGTTTATGAAAGGGCTAACCCCTCAGCAACAAAAGAGGGCCTAACTAACGCAAGCAGAACCATCTATGGCACATTAAAAGAAAATCTTACTATAACCGAAGAAAACAAAAGCTTTTTTATAACAATTAAAGAGGGTCAAAAAACCGGTTTTTACCTTGACCAGAGGAAAAATCGCTCAATTATTGCCACATTAAAACCAAAAAAGCTCCTTGATTTGTTTGCCTACAGCGGCGGATTTGGCATAAGGGCAAATGCAGATTTTACAAAGTTTGTTGAGATTTCAGATAGAAACTGTCAATTGATAGAAAAAAACTGCAAACTCAATAAACTAAAAAACTATCAAATCATAAACGACAATGTTTTTGACTTTTTAGAAAAAGAAACTGCACGGTACGATACAATTGTGATTGACCCTCCTCCGTTTGCAAAAAACAAAAAAGCAGTCAATAATGCTATAAAAGCCACAACATTCTTGATCGATAGAGCATTAAAGCTTTTGGAAAACAACGGCTTTTTAGCAATCTTTAGCTGCTCTAAAGCCGTGGGTTATAACGAACTTCTTTTAGCAGCTCTAAAAGCCTCAACAAAAAACAGCTGTAGACTGGAAACGATTGCCTATCTAAAGCAGGATATAGACCATCCATCAATCATCAACATACCAAGCTCTCACTATTTAAGCGGTTTTCTGTTTAGAAAAATACAATTATGA
- a CDS encoding efflux transporter outer membrane subunit, with protein sequence MKKIVFVIIFAILLTSCSTQKPIKLPKIALPATKDNNTLVDTSWWRLFGDRQLSKLINSALKNNDNLLIAKQRLKEAQMLYSISQSNLYPSIDLSASFSRNKYPKYTRKPISNSYSTSAVFTYNPDFFGKLTSLKQASFERFLAQKEQLRSVKLNITQSISNSYIDLCLTEKLLNINRKISKAAEDLNTINKKLLKAGLIAQTELNNSAIFLLNTKQSLQSLLLTKKIELSGLAVLLGKNPKEMFDFNINCSKLPEPIQPPAFLPSEVIKKRPDIMAAEKNLLASGFDFKAKERELFPSITLTTETGFNSAKLNKLIRPDSEFFSIALQLIEHLFSFGKVSKQIKLAKLKQKEAALIYIKTIKEAFKEIHDCLQNLKTTKQNLKNQQAILKNQQAILNTIIKKYTIGLANKSELLKGQISYLKQLQNTETLKAQYIKALVNLYVALGGGWKQ encoded by the coding sequence ATGAAAAAGATCGTTTTTGTTATAATTTTTGCCATACTTCTTACATCCTGCTCAACACAAAAGCCAATAAAACTACCAAAAATAGCTCTACCGGCTACCAAAGACAACAACACTTTAGTTGATACAAGCTGGTGGAGGCTGTTTGGCGATAGGCAGCTGTCAAAACTCATCAATTCAGCACTCAAAAACAACGACAATCTGCTTATAGCAAAACAGCGACTAAAAGAGGCTCAAATGCTTTATTCAATTTCGCAATCCAATCTTTATCCATCAATAGATCTCTCGGCATCATTTAGCCGCAATAAATACCCCAAATATACAAGAAAACCCATCTCAAACTCATACTCAACATCTGCTGTTTTTACCTACAATCCCGATTTCTTTGGAAAATTAACATCTCTAAAACAAGCCTCTTTTGAGCGATTCCTTGCCCAAAAAGAGCAGCTAAGATCCGTGAAGCTAAACATCACCCAGAGTATTTCAAACTCCTATATCGATCTATGCTTAACAGAAAAGCTTTTAAATATTAACAGAAAAATCTCAAAAGCCGCAGAAGATCTCAACACAATAAATAAAAAACTACTAAAAGCTGGTCTGATTGCACAAACAGAGCTCAACAACTCAGCTATTTTCCTTCTAAATACAAAACAATCACTCCAGAGTCTATTGTTAACCAAAAAAATAGAGCTTTCAGGTCTGGCTGTGCTGCTTGGAAAAAACCCGAAGGAAATGTTTGACTTTAATATAAACTGCTCTAAACTACCAGAACCGATACAGCCGCCAGCTTTTTTGCCTTCTGAGGTTATCAAAAAAAGACCCGATATCATGGCAGCTGAAAAAAACCTTTTAGCCTCGGGTTTTGACTTTAAAGCAAAAGAAAGGGAACTATTTCCCTCGATAACTTTAACAACCGAGACTGGCTTTAATTCAGCAAAACTAAATAAACTCATAAGACCTGATTCTGAATTTTTTAGTATAGCCTTGCAGCTTATAGAACATCTGTTTAGCTTTGGAAAGGTATCAAAACAGATAAAACTTGCAAAACTAAAGCAGAAAGAGGCTGCCTTAATCTACATAAAAACAATCAAAGAGGCATTCAAAGAGATTCACGACTGTCTGCAAAATCTAAAAACAACAAAACAAAACCTCAAAAACCAGCAAGCAATTCTAAAAAACCAACAAGCTATTCTAAATACAATTATAAAAAAATACACAATAGGTCTTGCAAACAAAAGCGAGCTACTCAAAGGGCAAATATCATATCTAAAACAGCTTCAAAATACAGAAACACTTAAAGCACAATATATCAAAGCTTTAGTTAATCTATATGTGGCTTTGGGTGGTGGATGGAAACAGTAG
- a CDS encoding efflux RND transporter periplasmic adaptor subunit: MKKVLILLIFALFSIKAYARNLPPPHVDALRIHLKDIPYSINYPAKAKASKDVVITAKISGELLKRYFKEGSFVKKGQLLFLIDPSIYQAEVNSIKAQIQAQEAIVAKTEKDFKRSQKAFLEKLISPEAFDKALSSYKSALATLKMLKAKLKLAQIKLSYTRIKAPISGITSLVYKNCGNYITGGMPLLKIIKIDPIYVYFSISDKDYFKMAKQLKSGKIKVFIKKINQTGIIDYISKSIDPSTSTVKLRAVFKNHKNNLLDNEFVNISLTGLKYHNAAVIPQTSLIQNGPISMVFVVKNNHPIPQVVKIIGQKGLNFIIKGLHEGDLVIIDNLIKLRGAKKVIIDRIVDNK, encoded by the coding sequence ATGAAAAAGGTTTTAATCTTACTGATTTTTGCATTATTTAGCATTAAAGCCTACGCAAGGAATCTACCGCCACCGCATGTTGATGCTTTGCGCATACATCTAAAGGATATCCCCTACTCAATAAACTACCCAGCTAAAGCAAAAGCCTCAAAGGATGTTGTTATAACTGCAAAAATCTCAGGGGAGCTACTAAAGCGCTACTTTAAAGAAGGTAGTTTCGTAAAAAAGGGTCAGCTGCTGTTTTTAATCGATCCATCGATCTATCAGGCTGAAGTCAATAGCATAAAAGCACAAATCCAGGCTCAAGAAGCAATCGTTGCTAAAACCGAAAAAGACTTTAAACGCTCACAAAAGGCTTTCTTAGAAAAACTCATATCTCCCGAAGCATTCGATAAGGCTTTATCAAGCTATAAATCCGCATTAGCAACACTAAAGATGCTAAAGGCAAAGCTCAAACTGGCCCAGATAAAGCTAAGCTACACCCGCATAAAAGCGCCTATAAGCGGAATAACATCACTTGTTTATAAAAACTGCGGCAACTACATCACAGGAGGCATGCCGCTTTTAAAAATCATAAAAATAGACCCCATTTATGTGTATTTTTCAATTAGCGACAAAGATTATTTCAAAATGGCAAAGCAGCTAAAAAGTGGAAAAATAAAGGTCTTTATCAAAAAAATCAACCAGACAGGCATAATTGACTATATATCAAAATCGATCGATCCTTCAACCTCGACTGTAAAACTCAGAGCAGTATTCAAAAACCACAAAAACAATCTACTTGACAATGAGTTTGTAAATATCTCCCTAACCGGCTTAAAATATCACAACGCCGCAGTCATACCCCAGACAAGCCTTATCCAGAACGGCCCAATCTCTATGGTTTTTGTGGTAAAAAACAATCATCCGATTCCACAAGTGGTAAAAATTATAGGGCAAAAGGGACTGAATTTTATTATTAAAGGCTTGCATGAAGGCGACCTTGTAATAATAGACAACTTAATTAAACTAAGAGGCGCAAAAAAAGTTATCATCGATAGGATTGTTGATAACAAATGA
- a CDS encoding HypC/HybG/HupF family hydrogenase formation chaperone has protein sequence MCLGIAMKVVEIYDGGLNGVVETGGVKKHCFFHLIDDLKVGDYVIVHAGCAIEKIDEKDAMENMKLIEQCLLGDEVESDEP, from the coding sequence ATGTGTCTTGGCATAGCGATGAAGGTTGTGGAAATCTACGACGGTGGACTAAACGGCGTGGTTGAGACTGGCGGTGTTAAAAAGCACTGTTTCTTTCACCTTATAGACGATTTGAAGGTGGGGGATTATGTGATTGTTCATGCAGGATGCGCCATAGAAAAGATAGACGAAAAAGACGCAATGGAAAATATGAAGCTCATCGAACAATGCCTGCTTGGTGATGAGGTAGAAAGCGATGAACCTTGA
- the cobU gene encoding bifunctional adenosylcobinamide kinase/adenosylcobinamide-phosphate guanylyltransferase, translating to MICLITGGAKSGKSRYAVEMAKKYNCKRYFIATAEAFDDEMKEKIMRHKEEREGLFETIEEPVFLSDALIKVENNAVCVVDCLTVWTFNLLHYNKTEEIDNFLEILKKINFDLYIVTNEVGMGIVPADSLSRRYRDMLGSINQKVAKMADRVVLMVSGIPVQIKS from the coding sequence ATGATTTGTTTAATTACAGGTGGTGCAAAAAGTGGCAAGAGCCGATATGCTGTTGAGATGGCAAAGAAATACAATTGCAAACGCTACTTTATTGCAACAGCAGAGGCGTTTGACGATGAAATGAAAGAAAAGATTATGCGACATAAAGAGGAGCGAGAAGGATTATTTGAAACGATTGAGGAGCCTGTTTTTTTGTCGGATGCTTTGATAAAAGTAGAAAATAATGCAGTTTGTGTTGTAGATTGCTTAACTGTTTGGACATTCAACCTTTTACACTACAACAAAACCGAAGAGATAGATAATTTCTTGGAAATTTTAAAAAAGATAAACTTTGACCTGTATATCGTTACAAACGAGGTGGGGATGGGTATTGTGCCAGCCGATAGCCTAAGCAGGCGCTATAGGGATATGCTTGGGAGCATCAATCAAAAGGTTGCCAAAATGGCTGATAGGGTTGTGTTGATGGTAAGTGGGATCCCAGTGCAGATAAAATCCTGA